A genomic segment from uncultured Desulfuromonas sp. encodes:
- a CDS encoding DUF445 family protein, with product MLSQFESYLPWLLPPVLGAIIGYVTNYIAIRMLFRPLKAWRLLGLRVPLTPGIIPSQRHQLARKMGEMVGDHLLTSEDIGATLDKDAFRKKLLVAVEEKLDQFICRDLGAPISLLPAQFHDRLTDVLATVRWKLLRALTRQLQSDQGRQQLTCFCHEYLDVLLGYRLKDLMDDPTKTLHGFAEQKMDQWLDKERLEGWLDRFMDQRLQQMIDNRQSLNDLLPGELVEGVLALLEQELPAIIEQLSAMLDDPQVREQLQGKIRDTIAHLIDSIDGLSALIGALFDMEKIYAKLPGFMDKAAVELKEWLASESVRKQISVKLREQLNDWLNQPLSRLLEKVPYERVVRLRGQVSHRLCTWLTGDNVRNQVLTLIEQGVDSIQGRPLADWIDPLLPEQGREKAATLVSNAIIDQLSRESVQCSIEGFLESRMTYLIYQRPLGQLNRYLPSDGREELAVGLNDQLVILLKKEIPPLVETLNICQIVEDKVNSLDILKVEGLLMGIMKEQFKYINLFGALLGMLIGLLNLLLLQM from the coding sequence ATGCTGTCACAGTTTGAATCGTATCTTCCCTGGTTGTTGCCCCCGGTGTTGGGTGCCATCATCGGTTATGTCACCAACTACATCGCTATTCGCATGCTGTTTCGGCCTTTAAAGGCCTGGCGTCTTTTAGGCCTTCGTGTCCCTCTGACTCCGGGCATCATCCCATCCCAGCGCCATCAACTGGCGCGTAAAATGGGCGAAATGGTGGGTGACCATTTGTTGACCAGTGAAGATATCGGGGCGACCCTCGATAAAGACGCTTTTCGTAAAAAGCTGTTGGTCGCCGTTGAAGAAAAGCTCGACCAGTTTATCTGTCGCGATCTCGGTGCGCCCATCTCATTGCTACCCGCCCAGTTCCATGACCGGCTGACCGATGTTCTCGCTACTGTACGCTGGAAGCTGCTGCGCGCTCTGACCCGCCAGCTGCAATCAGATCAGGGACGCCAGCAGCTGACCTGCTTCTGTCATGAATACCTGGATGTTCTCCTCGGTTATCGTCTCAAAGATCTGATGGATGATCCGACAAAAACGCTTCACGGCTTTGCGGAACAAAAGATGGATCAATGGCTGGACAAGGAACGTCTTGAGGGCTGGCTGGACCGTTTTATGGACCAGCGTCTGCAGCAGATGATTGATAACCGGCAAAGCTTAAATGATCTGCTTCCAGGTGAACTCGTCGAAGGCGTGCTCGCGTTGCTAGAACAGGAACTCCCCGCCATTATTGAACAGCTCTCCGCCATGCTCGACGACCCTCAGGTTCGCGAGCAATTACAAGGCAAGATTCGTGACACCATCGCTCATCTCATTGACTCCATAGATGGCCTTTCTGCCTTGATTGGCGCTCTGTTTGATATGGAGAAGATCTACGCCAAACTACCGGGCTTTATGGATAAAGCCGCTGTCGAACTGAAAGAATGGCTGGCTTCGGAATCCGTGCGAAAACAGATCAGTGTAAAACTGCGTGAGCAGCTTAACGACTGGCTGAACCAGCCATTGAGCCGTCTACTTGAAAAGGTTCCTTACGAGCGCGTGGTGCGCCTACGCGGACAGGTCAGCCATCGACTTTGCACGTGGCTGACAGGTGACAATGTCCGCAATCAGGTGCTCACGCTGATTGAACAGGGCGTGGACTCCATCCAGGGGCGTCCTCTGGCAGACTGGATTGATCCACTGTTACCGGAACAGGGGCGCGAAAAGGCAGCGACGCTCGTTAGTAACGCCATCATTGATCAACTCAGTCGAGAGTCGGTACAGTGCTCCATCGAGGGATTTCTTGAAAGTCGTATGACTTACTTGATTTACCAGCGCCCCCTTGGCCAGTTGAACCGTTATCTGCCCAGTGACGGCCGTGAAGAGTTGGCCGTCGGCTTGAATGACCAGCTGGTCATATTGTTAAAAAAGGAGATTCCACCGTTGGTGGAGACGCTGAATATTTGCCAGATTGTCGAAGACAAGGTCAACTCGCTGGATATTCTCAAAGTGGAAGGACTGCTCATGGGGATCATGAAGGAGCAGTTCAAGTATATCAACCTGTTTGGCGCCCTGCTCGGTATGCTGATCGGGCTGCTCAATCTGTTGCTGTTGCAGATGTAA
- a CDS encoding NifB/NifX family molybdenum-iron cluster-binding protein gives MSALSPEIIRIAIPSYDRRVSPRFDQAREFHIADVDLRHRQCRQLSTLVCPQPPYTIGDWLSELGTHGVICSGIHQHHQLQLQQLGIWLIWGVSGEIESVLEDWLHREEEHPRVFEFSENTIVCHAQ, from the coding sequence ATGTCTGCGTTATCTCCCGAAATTATACGGATAGCCATTCCCAGCTATGACAGGCGCGTATCTCCCCGTTTTGATCAGGCGCGCGAGTTTCATATTGCGGATGTTGACTTACGCCATCGTCAATGCCGCCAGCTCAGCACGCTCGTCTGTCCTCAGCCTCCTTACACGATCGGCGACTGGCTTAGCGAATTGGGAACACACGGGGTTATCTGTTCGGGAATTCACCAGCATCACCAGCTGCAACTCCAACAGCTGGGAATCTGGTTGATCTGGGGAGTCAGCGGCGAGATCGAATCGGTTCTCGAGGACTGGCTGCACCGCGAAGAAGAACACCCCAGGGTCTTTGAATTTTCCGAAAACACCATTGTGTGTCACGCACAATAA
- a CDS encoding ammonium transporter, giving the protein MLRYACRMVPGLLFAPATCLAAETTCDSGTTAWMMISVALVLLMIPGLAMFYGGLVRTKNVLSTMMHSYVALAIIGVLWVAVGYSLTFGKSMLGGFIGWNPDYFFLSGIDNTITDGIPEYITAMFQGKFAIITPALISGAIAERVYMRGYAAFIALWFLLVYCPLCHWIWAPDGWLFNYGAAGVVDLAGGLVIHVSAGASALVAAIYLGPRKGFPTKPMQPNNLVMTMMGAGLLWVGWFGFNAGSTLHSGLDTARALTMTQISAASGALTWLIIEALTFRKATALGFVSGILAGLVVITPAAAVVQPVGALTLGACSSLLCYYALKMKMKFGYDDSLDCFGIHGVGSGLGVLLLCFFIRDSWMSDAAAAAGGSWSAFDQLGVQLVGMGATIALAVTVTLMLCFVIEKTIGFRVDAQSEAEGLDQTLHGENGYGLTDSSING; this is encoded by the coding sequence ATGTTGCGCTATGCCTGCCGCATGGTGCCAGGGCTCCTTTTTGCCCCGGCCACCTGTCTGGCTGCGGAAACCACCTGTGATTCCGGTACCACAGCGTGGATGATGATCTCCGTGGCTCTCGTCCTGTTGATGATCCCCGGCCTGGCCATGTTCTATGGCGGCCTTGTCCGTACCAAAAATGTTCTCTCCACCATGATGCACAGCTACGTCGCTCTGGCGATTATTGGTGTGCTGTGGGTGGCCGTCGGTTATTCGCTGACATTCGGCAAAAGTATGCTGGGCGGATTCATCGGCTGGAACCCCGACTACTTTTTCCTCAGTGGCATTGATAACACCATCACCGACGGTATTCCTGAATACATCACCGCCATGTTTCAGGGCAAATTTGCCATTATTACTCCGGCCCTGATCAGCGGTGCCATTGCCGAACGTGTCTACATGCGTGGCTACGCGGCGTTTATCGCCCTGTGGTTTCTGCTCGTCTATTGCCCGCTGTGCCACTGGATCTGGGCTCCGGACGGCTGGCTGTTCAACTACGGTGCAGCCGGGGTTGTTGACTTGGCTGGCGGTCTGGTCATTCACGTCTCTGCCGGTGCCAGTGCTCTGGTTGCCGCTATCTACCTCGGCCCCCGTAAAGGCTTCCCCACGAAACCGATGCAACCCAACAATCTGGTCATGACCATGATGGGTGCTGGTTTGTTGTGGGTCGGCTGGTTTGGTTTCAACGCCGGTTCCACCCTGCACAGCGGTCTAGACACGGCCCGCGCCCTGACCATGACTCAGATCTCTGCGGCCAGTGGCGCGTTGACCTGGCTGATCATTGAAGCTCTAACCTTTCGCAAAGCCACGGCCCTTGGCTTTGTCTCCGGTATTCTTGCCGGTCTGGTCGTCATCACTCCGGCAGCAGCTGTCGTCCAGCCTGTTGGAGCACTGACTTTGGGTGCCTGCTCCTCTCTTCTCTGTTACTACGCCTTGAAGATGAAGATGAAATTTGGCTACGATGACAGCCTCGACTGCTTCGGCATTCACGGTGTCGGCAGCGGCCTCGGCGTGCTGTTGCTATGCTTCTTTATCCGCGACAGCTGGATGAGCGATGCGGCTGCGGCAGCCGGTGGCAGCTGGAGCGCATTTGACCAACTGGGTGTTCAGCTGGTCGGCATGGGCGCGACCATTGCCCTTGCGGTTACCGTTACCCTGATGCTGTGTTTTGTTATCGAAAAAACCATCGGCTTTCGTGTGGATGCGCAAAGCGAGGCGGAGGGTCTTGACCAGACCTTGCATGGCGAAAACGGTTATGGCTTAACGGATTCTTCCATTAACGGCTAA
- a CDS encoding nitroreductase family protein — translation MLKDLLLKNRSYRRFHADKAISEEQLTELVELTRSCGCAANLQPLRYLLSTDKERNDKIFECLGWAGYLKDWKGPAENEQPSAYIVILGDKTISDRFDGDAGIAAQSILLGAVEKGFGGCMIGSIQKQKFREAFKIPTRFEIVMVIALGYPNEEVRLVDKEEDGDIKYWRDDAGVHYVPKRTMDHLVLHWID, via the coding sequence ATGCTGAAAGATTTGTTACTTAAAAATCGCAGCTACCGTCGTTTTCATGCCGATAAGGCTATCAGCGAAGAACAATTGACGGAACTGGTCGAGCTGACCCGTTCGTGTGGTTGTGCTGCCAATCTGCAGCCATTACGTTATCTGTTGTCAACCGACAAGGAGCGTAACGATAAGATTTTTGAATGCCTGGGTTGGGCTGGTTATCTTAAGGACTGGAAAGGACCGGCCGAAAATGAACAGCCCAGTGCTTATATCGTTATTCTCGGTGATAAAACCATCAGTGATCGTTTTGATGGTGATGCCGGTATTGCTGCCCAAAGTATTTTGCTCGGTGCAGTGGAAAAAGGTTTTGGCGGATGCATGATCGGTTCGATCCAGAAACAGAAGTTTCGTGAAGCGTTTAAAATTCCCACCCGCTTTGAAATCGTCATGGTGATTGCTCTGGGTTATCCCAATGAAGAGGTCCGCCTGGTCGATAAAGAGGAAGATGGTGATATCAAATATTGGCGCGATGACGCCGGTGTTCACTACGTTCCCAAACGGACGATGGACCATTTGGTTCTGCACTGGATCGATTGA
- a CDS encoding GGDEF and EAL domain-containing protein, producing the protein MVFAVFLLTASPSRLFSQQLHLNNALSLLSTHFDTSSANNHHNLSPPVPEFTSRLIKAFKTSAGLQDLVNEASLSLEQPRFWLRILGISAAVMAFLAVINGILRWQVYRRTKELSLINKKFQYLKNASPVVLFQLILLPDSLPRLIWVSDNITRLFGYQPEETYAEGWFRQVIHPDDLERVRTIIADLQQSKHEIFELQAYDRDNKLRFIRTELQLSPTLSTPQEVIGSWGDVTTSREQENRLSFLIHYDHLTKLPNRIFLNHLLTNLLLKLNVAHTQLAVLSLDLDHFKKINETFGFDVGDMVLRTVAGRLKHILRLEDSIARIGGDEFALLLQGHPIEELASTIGRRILHQISLPITMADQEFVITASIGISRYPMDGKTPDILLKNAEIARYAAKQKGRNRLHFFSSQMSDSVRQNLIMENALRNAVRRGELQLYYQPQINLVTQKLEGVEALVRWNNPCEGLLPPDFFIPLAEEIGIIGEIGLWVLEEACRQTVLWEQHNYYVPRVAVNLAVEQIEKGHLAEELKSILKKTGLPAQRLELEVTESMIMKEPEKAAKALSEFRSMGISLAIDDFGTGYSSLAYLKQLPLDRLKIDRSFVEDIGNNNDDDIISRAIINLAHSLGMETVAEGIEYPEQLTFLRREGCEIGQGYLFSKPLPAHELIAYIRENNVQAR; encoded by the coding sequence ATGGTTTTCGCGGTGTTTCTTTTAACCGCCTCTCCGTCACGGCTCTTTTCTCAACAGCTTCATTTAAATAACGCTTTATCACTTCTCTCAACGCATTTCGACACGTCTTCTGCAAACAACCATCACAATCTCAGCCCCCCTGTCCCAGAATTCACCAGTCGGTTAATTAAAGCCTTCAAGACTTCGGCTGGTCTTCAAGACTTGGTAAATGAGGCATCATTGTCTTTAGAGCAACCTCGTTTCTGGCTGAGAATTCTCGGAATTAGCGCTGCCGTCATGGCGTTTCTGGCCGTGATTAATGGAATTTTGCGTTGGCAAGTTTATCGAAGAACAAAAGAGCTGAGTCTCATCAATAAAAAATTTCAGTATTTGAAAAATGCCAGCCCCGTCGTTCTCTTTCAATTAATCCTTCTGCCCGACAGCCTGCCAAGACTCATCTGGGTAAGCGACAACATCACTCGCCTGTTCGGTTATCAGCCTGAAGAGACCTATGCGGAAGGATGGTTTAGACAGGTGATCCATCCAGATGACCTTGAGCGGGTCCGGACAATCATTGCCGATCTCCAGCAAAGCAAGCATGAAATCTTTGAACTCCAAGCCTACGACAGAGACAATAAGCTTCGCTTTATCCGAACAGAACTGCAACTGAGTCCTACACTCTCAACGCCTCAAGAAGTGATCGGTAGCTGGGGCGACGTTACAACCTCAAGGGAGCAGGAAAACCGGCTGAGTTTTCTGATCCATTATGACCATCTTACCAAGCTGCCTAATCGCATTTTTTTAAACCACCTTCTTACTAATTTGCTCCTAAAACTGAATGTTGCCCATACACAGCTTGCGGTTTTGAGCCTGGACCTTGATCATTTTAAAAAAATCAATGAGACTTTTGGTTTTGACGTGGGAGACATGGTTTTGCGCACCGTCGCCGGGCGTTTAAAACATATCTTGCGCCTTGAAGACAGCATCGCGCGCATCGGAGGCGATGAATTCGCCCTGCTCCTTCAGGGCCACCCTATCGAAGAACTCGCATCGACGATAGGAAGACGTATTCTTCACCAGATCAGCCTTCCAATTACAATGGCTGATCAAGAATTTGTCATTACAGCAAGTATCGGCATCAGTCGTTATCCAATGGATGGGAAAACTCCTGATATTCTTCTCAAAAATGCTGAGATTGCACGCTATGCCGCAAAGCAAAAAGGTCGTAACCGACTGCATTTTTTCTCTTCGCAGATGTCAGACAGCGTCCGGCAAAACCTCATCATGGAAAATGCCCTGCGAAATGCTGTTAGACGCGGTGAGTTGCAACTTTACTATCAGCCACAAATCAATCTTGTCACGCAGAAGCTCGAAGGCGTCGAAGCTCTGGTGCGTTGGAATAATCCCTGCGAAGGATTGCTGCCTCCTGATTTTTTCATCCCTCTTGCGGAAGAAATCGGCATTATCGGAGAAATCGGCTTGTGGGTGTTGGAAGAAGCATGCCGACAAACCGTTCTCTGGGAGCAGCATAACTATTACGTCCCGCGGGTTGCCGTGAATCTTGCGGTCGAACAAATTGAAAAAGGTCATTTAGCCGAAGAACTTAAAAGTATTTTGAAAAAAACAGGTCTTCCTGCGCAACGTCTTGAATTGGAAGTCACTGAGTCAATGATCATGAAAGAGCCGGAAAAAGCGGCTAAAGCGTTATCGGAATTTCGCTCTATGGGAATCAGCTTGGCCATAGATGATTTCGGCACCGGCTATTCGAGTCTGGCTTACTTGAAACAACTTCCTTTAGACCGCCTGAAAATTGATCGTTCTTTTGTCGAAGATATCGGTAACAATAACGATGATGATATTATCAGTCGGGCCATCATAAATCTGGCCCATAGCCTAGGCATGGAAACCGTTGCCGAAGGGATCGAATATCCTGAGCAATTGACTTTTTTGCGTCGCGAAGGCTGTGAAATAGGCCAAGGCTACCTGTTTAGCAAACCACTCCCGGCCCATGAACTCATTGCTTATATCCGCGAAAACAATGTACAAGCACGATAA
- a CDS encoding sigma 54-interacting transcriptional regulator, giving the protein MTQPPENPVHVQTILDSVADGVFTVDPQLRITTFNRAAEVITGFSRSEALGQPCCEIFRTNVCFDHCPLRKAFASGENITNVEVDVLDRHNREIPISVNASVLRDEHGDIIGGVETFRDLSQLRALANEVQERFSFHDMISRNPRMQRLFDILPDVANSDATVLLHGASGTGKELFARAIHNLSPRCEQPLVVINCGALPEQLLESEIFGVKKGAYTGAVANRKGRLALAEGGTLFLDEIGDLPLSLQVKLLRVLENNEYQALGSDETRKADVRFVAASHRDLGQLVAEKRFRQDLFYRLNVVSLRIPPLSERSEDIPLLLDMALQRFSRKHGKKISRFSPQALEHLLSNPYEGNVRELLNIVERAVILCRGTQIEVMHIPSVNRITPGVKKNHCPDSETLQQLIQRFQGNRQQLAQHLGIDRTTLWRWLKKHQLS; this is encoded by the coding sequence ATGACCCAACCACCAGAAAACCCCGTGCATGTTCAGACGATCCTCGACAGCGTCGCGGATGGTGTCTTCACCGTGGATCCCCAACTGCGCATCACCACCTTTAATCGCGCTGCAGAAGTCATTACCGGCTTCAGCCGTTCTGAGGCCCTTGGCCAGCCCTGCTGTGAAATCTTCCGCACCAATGTCTGTTTCGACCATTGTCCGTTACGCAAGGCTTTCGCCAGCGGGGAAAACATCACCAATGTTGAAGTGGATGTTCTTGACCGTCACAACCGTGAAATTCCCATTTCGGTCAATGCATCCGTTCTGCGCGATGAACATGGTGACATCATCGGCGGTGTCGAGACATTCCGCGACCTGTCACAGCTGCGTGCATTGGCCAATGAAGTTCAGGAACGTTTCAGCTTTCACGACATGATCAGCCGTAATCCGCGCATGCAACGGCTGTTTGATATTCTTCCTGATGTTGCCAATAGCGACGCCACCGTCCTCCTTCATGGTGCCAGTGGAACCGGTAAAGAGCTTTTTGCCAGGGCCATCCACAACCTCAGTCCGCGTTGTGAACAACCTCTGGTTGTTATCAATTGTGGCGCTTTGCCGGAACAACTGCTTGAATCGGAAATTTTCGGTGTAAAAAAAGGGGCTTATACCGGTGCTGTCGCCAATCGCAAAGGACGGCTCGCTCTGGCGGAAGGCGGCACTCTGTTTCTCGATGAAATCGGAGACCTGCCGCTCTCGTTGCAGGTCAAGCTGTTACGTGTTCTGGAGAATAATGAATATCAGGCCTTGGGCAGCGATGAAACACGCAAAGCCGATGTGCGTTTTGTTGCAGCAAGTCACCGGGATCTGGGCCAGCTTGTCGCGGAAAAACGCTTTCGTCAGGATTTATTTTATCGCCTCAACGTTGTCTCACTGCGTATCCCACCTTTAAGTGAACGCAGCGAAGATATTCCGTTGTTACTCGATATGGCTTTACAGCGCTTCAGCCGTAAGCATGGCAAAAAAATCTCCCGCTTCAGCCCTCAGGCACTCGAACATCTTCTGAGTAACCCATATGAAGGTAATGTCCGCGAGTTACTGAACATTGTTGAACGTGCCGTCATTCTCTGTCGCGGCACACAGATTGAGGTGATGCATATCCCGTCGGTCAACCGAATCACCCCTGGCGTGAAAAAAAATCATTGTCCAGACAGCGAAACGTTGCAACAGCTGATACAGCGCTTTCAAGGAAACCGCCAGCAACTGGCTCAACATCTTGGCATCGACCGAACAACTCTCTGGCGCTGGCTGAAAAAACATCAGCTCAGCTGA
- a CDS encoding SagB/ThcOx family dehydrogenase, with product MTLPTLEQQRAFLKDNLRQQINFYLTDQNRSIDPPPVQRPIRHEQVVIPLPDINLEMFQGTDLLKAIAHRESRRRYLDTALTQEELGLLLWATQGIRSELGEGHALRMVPSAGCRHAFESYLLISSVEGLERGIYRYLPLQHALVCERSVHDFHDELSAATFHQTFIGRAPVTFVWTVIPYRMEWRYDLAAHRVIAYDIGHVCQNLYLACEAISAGTCAIAAYDQGLMDSLIGVDGEDEFVLYLAPVGKK from the coding sequence ATGACATTACCCACCCTTGAGCAACAACGTGCCTTTCTTAAAGATAATTTGCGCCAACAGATCAATTTTTACCTGACCGATCAAAATCGCAGCATTGATCCTCCGCCAGTACAGCGCCCTATACGTCACGAACAGGTGGTTATTCCTCTACCTGACATTAATTTAGAGATGTTTCAAGGCACCGATCTGCTTAAAGCCATTGCCCATCGAGAAAGTCGCCGACGTTACCTGGACACGGCACTGACTCAAGAAGAGCTTGGCCTGCTGCTGTGGGCAACGCAAGGGATTCGCAGTGAGTTGGGAGAGGGCCATGCGCTGCGTATGGTACCTTCAGCCGGATGCCGTCATGCGTTTGAAAGTTATCTCCTGATCTCCTCTGTAGAGGGGCTGGAACGCGGAATCTATCGTTATCTGCCGTTACAGCACGCCTTGGTCTGCGAACGATCTGTTCATGACTTTCACGATGAACTTTCTGCAGCAACCTTTCACCAAACGTTTATAGGTCGGGCACCGGTCACTTTTGTCTGGACAGTGATTCCTTACCGTATGGAATGGCGCTACGACTTGGCTGCGCATCGTGTGATCGCTTATGACATTGGGCATGTTTGTCAAAATCTTTATCTGGCTTGTGAAGCGATCTCAGCCGGAACCTGCGCTATTGCAGCCTACGATCAGGGGCTGATGGACAGCTTGATTGGTGTGGACGGTGAGGATGAATTTGTCCTTTACCTGGCTCCGGTTGGGAAGAAGTAG
- a CDS encoding nitroreductase family protein produces the protein MLIDLLRRRRSIRKFTLEPLVDDHLALLQEAVLRAPSSRGRDPWQFIFVTDRQQLAALSQAKPHGAAFLSSAAVAVILCADPQCCDVWIEDCAIAAFILQLTAQDLGLGSCWVQIRCREHDEYQNSESYVRQVAAIPDHLRVDAIIGIGHPDEEKPGHPQQSLKRDRIHWQQYEPKG, from the coding sequence ATGTTGATTGACCTACTCCGCCGCCGACGCAGTATCCGAAAATTCACTCTTGAACCTCTTGTCGATGACCATCTGGCCCTTCTTCAGGAAGCGGTCTTGCGGGCACCCAGCTCACGGGGTCGCGATCCCTGGCAATTCATTTTTGTCACGGACCGTCAGCAATTGGCAGCGCTTTCTCAAGCCAAACCCCATGGTGCGGCATTTCTCAGCAGTGCCGCAGTTGCGGTCATCCTTTGTGCTGATCCTCAATGCTGTGATGTATGGATTGAAGATTGCGCCATTGCCGCATTTATTCTGCAATTAACCGCTCAAGATCTTGGTCTCGGCAGTTGCTGGGTACAAATTCGCTGCCGCGAACACGACGAATATCAAAATTCCGAAAGCTATGTGCGTCAGGTGGCTGCAATTCCTGACCATCTGCGCGTCGATGCCATTATCGGCATTGGTCATCCGGATGAAGAAAAGCCCGGCCACCCGCAACAAAGTCTGAAGCGAGATCGTATTCACTGGCAACAGTATGAACCAAAGGGATAA
- a CDS encoding ATP-binding protein yields MELDEELKAQLKRVLSAVEQMLPQPVEVVDWRETLAAAWRSHSVSGTLEAMPETEGTTLDDLLGIDEQKKVVADNTCQFIDGYPANNILLWGARGTGKSSLVRALLNSYAPHGLRIVQVDKDDLHHLPDIFAQIKHQPYRFLLFCDDLSFEVGEKGYKILKSVLDGAVYAAPSNCLIYVTSNRRYLIPQYDFDNIGNHIKGGEVRASETIEEKNSLSDRFGLWVSFDSFSQDQYLNVVRQCIERLCQGYERQLPWDAEVEAAAIRWSHDKSKRCGRTAYQFAKRWVGMQLRAGASE; encoded by the coding sequence ATGGAGCTTGATGAGGAATTGAAAGCACAGCTGAAACGGGTGCTTAGCGCGGTCGAACAGATGTTGCCGCAACCGGTGGAAGTTGTTGACTGGCGTGAGACTCTGGCCGCCGCCTGGCGCAGTCATTCGGTGTCGGGAACTCTGGAAGCGATGCCGGAAACAGAGGGGACAACGCTCGATGACCTGTTGGGGATCGATGAACAGAAAAAAGTCGTTGCTGACAATACCTGCCAATTCATCGACGGCTATCCGGCGAATAATATTTTGCTGTGGGGGGCACGAGGTACCGGAAAATCATCGCTGGTGCGGGCGTTACTCAACAGCTATGCCCCACACGGCTTACGCATTGTTCAGGTGGATAAAGATGATCTGCACCATCTTCCGGATATCTTTGCCCAGATTAAACACCAGCCCTATCGGTTTCTTCTGTTTTGTGATGATTTGTCGTTTGAGGTGGGAGAAAAAGGCTACAAAATACTTAAAAGCGTGCTCGATGGCGCTGTGTATGCCGCACCATCCAATTGCTTGATCTATGTCACCTCCAACCGGCGCTATTTGATTCCCCAGTACGATTTCGATAACATTGGCAACCATATCAAAGGCGGAGAGGTGCGTGCCTCAGAGACCATAGAGGAAAAGAATTCCCTGTCGGATCGTTTTGGCCTGTGGGTGTCATTTGATTCGTTCAGCCAGGACCAGTATCTCAATGTCGTTCGCCAATGCATTGAACGGTTATGCCAAGGGTATGAACGCCAGTTGCCGTGGGACGCCGAAGTGGAAGCCGCAGCGATCCGCTGGTCGCACGACAAAAGCAAACGCTGTGGCCGAACCGCCTACCAGTTTGCCAAGCGTTGGGTGGGGATGCAGTTGCGGGCCGGTGCTTCAGAGTAA